A segment of the Desulfocurvus vexinensis DSM 17965 genome:
CGTCCTTGGGTGAGCGCTTCTTGAGCCCCTCGGCACCGCCAGCAAGGAATTGATCCCGCCAGCGGGTCAGGGCGGCGGCGGTCACGCCAAGTTCACGGCTCAAAATCTCGATGTCCTCACCACGCAGTAGCCTGAGCACAGCCTCGGTCTTGTGCTTGGCCCAGAACCTCTTGGGCGGCTTGCGTGCCTCATCCCCGGTTCCGGTCGGCCTATGGCCTCCCTCCACCGGGGAGGAGGCTCCTCTGCCCCTCATTCCATCCTTCGTCATCGAACACCTCCTGGGGATCTCTTACTCCCAATTCGGTGTCCAAGAAAACCGTACACCGCCCCAGGACCTCGAGTTGACGGTGAAGTACATCGTCATGCGGGGCCGGCGCTTCAATGACCTGCGGGGCTGGAATCTCGACCCGGAAACCAAGGCCGAGCTGCGTGCCAAGGGCGTGATCAAGAACTACGGGACCGGCGGCATTCTCTTGACCGCCGCGCAGGCCATCGACGAGGTGCTGCTCATCCCCGACGAGGAGGTGGGCAAGTTGCCGGTGCGTGAGAATCTCAAGACCGAAGCCATCGAGCAGAAGACCCGCTTCAAGACGGGCTGGCTCGTCTGGTCGGAACTGGGGCAAGGCATCACCCGCCCGGACATTCTCGCCAAGATCAAGATTCTCGGCTGACGGAGGT
Coding sequences within it:
- a CDS encoding helix-turn-helix domain-containing protein, with amino-acid sequence MTKDGMRGRGASSPVEGGHRPTGTGDEARKPPKRFWAKHKTEAVLRLLRGEDIEILSRELGVTAAALTRWRDQFLAGGAEGLKKRSPKD
- a CDS encoding HK97-fold major capsid protein, translated to MTVKYIVMRGRRFNDLRGWNLDPETKAELRAKGVIKNYGTGGILLTAAQAIDEVLLIPDEEVGKLPVRENLKTEAIEQKTRFKTGWLVWSELGQGITRPDILAKIKILG